DNA sequence from the Streptomyces sp. CA-210063 genome:
CCGGCGGCACATGGGCCACGGTGCCCATGACGACACCCAGCAGCAGAAGTGCGGCGACGAGGAACAACATCGGGGGAACGCCTCTCTCGTTACAGTTGGGTGAACGGTTGTAGTTACAGTTGTTCACTGACTGCCAAGTCTAGCGGGTCGCCCGGCTTTGCAATTACGGAGAACAGTTGTTAACTGCATGGCATGAGTCACACTCTCGGCATCCGGCAGGTGCAGAAGCAGAAGACCCGGCAGGCGCTCATGGACGCCGCGCTCGGCCTGCTGGAGGAGCAGAGCCTCAGCAGCCTGGGTCTTCGCGAGGTCACCCGGGCCGTCGGCGTCGCCCCGACCGCGTTCTACCGGCACTTCCGGTCGACCGCGGACCTGGGCGTGGCGCTGGTCGAGGAGGCCCTGGGCAGTCTGCATCCGGTGCTCGGGGATCTGATGTCGGCGATCGGCGACAGCGACGAACTCATCGAGCGCGCCGTCGATCTGATCGCCCGCCATGTGGACGCGTACCCCGCACACGTCCGTTTCATCGCGCGCGAGCGCCACGGCGGTGTCCAGCCGGTGCGGGACGCCATCCAGGGACAACTGGCCCGGTTCGCCGATGAGGTACGCAGTGAGCTGGACAAGCGGCCGGAGACCGGGGGGTGGACCGACGACGACCGGCTGATGCTCGCGGGCCTGTACGTCGATCAGATGCTGGTGACCGCCTCGCTGTTCCTGGAGGCACTGGACGAGCCGGAGCAGGAGCGCGACCGGGTGACCCGGCTGGCGAGCCGGCGTATGCGGCTGATCACCATCGGCTGTCGCCACTGGCTCGACTGACACCGGCCGTCTCCCGCAACGCGCGGAGGGCGCGCCCGGTGAACGGGCGCGCCCTCCGCGCGTACGTACTCGCTTCCGTACGGACCCGGGGTCAGCCGTCCTTGGACGCCGAGGCCGAGGCCTCCTGGCTCGGCGCCCCGCTCGGGGCCTGGCCGCCCTGGCCCTGCTGACCACCGCCGGGGCCGCCACAGCCGCCCCCGCCGCCGGGCCCGCCCTGGCCGCCGGCGCCGGGGGCACCGCTCGGCGCACCGGACGGCTGGCCCGACGGCGCGCCGGATGGAGCACCGGACGGCGCCTGGCCGTTGGCTGACGGGGCGTCGGACGGGGCTCCCGAGGGAGCTCCGGACGGAGCGCCCGAGGGGCCCTGGCAGCTCTGCCGGCCGGAGTCGCCGTTGTTCGAGGTGGTCGAGGTGGTCGACGACGAGTCACTGGAGCCGCACGCCACGAGGAAGAGGGGTGCGGCCGCCAGCAGGGCGACGGCGGGGACGAGACGTGCACGCTTCATGAGAGACCACTCCGAGAACGATGAGGGAGTTCTTGGGTGGCATCGAATCAACGCAGCTTGGGGCTCTGTTGGGTTCGCGCTGTGCCAAGGCTGTGCGAACGGCAAAGCGATGAGTGCCTGTCGAGACGTACCCCGCCCCCCGGGCGAGTCAGTCCGACAGCCTGGCCCGTGCCAGCTGTCGGGACTGCGCGACCAGGCGGTCGGCACTGTCCCAGACCTCGGCGTCCTCCTCCAGGAAGCCGCCGGCGAGGTTGCGGGTGGTGATGGAGACCCGGAGCGGTCCCGGCGCCGGGCGGCACCGGACATGGACGGTCAGCTCGACCGTCGGGACCCAGCCCTTGAGGCCCAGCTCGAAGGCGGTCGGCGGCAGCGCGTCCACGGCGAGGAGCAGGGAGAACGGGTCGGCGTCGCGACCGTCGGCGAGTCCGAACCAGGACCGCATCTCGCCCTTGCCGGACGGCGCGCCGAGCGCCCAGCCGAGCGTCGCGGGGTCGAGCTTCAGGAACAGCCGGTCGGCGATCGCGGAGCCGCCGGGGACGGGGCCGGGGGCGTCCTGCGGGCCGAAGCACTGGTCGATCGGCGGGATCGCGGGCGGCTTCGCCGTCGTACGGACGTCGTCGGGGAGGGAGTCCAGGTCGCCATAGGAGGCGAGGACGCGTATCCGCTCGACCTCGCGGCCCTCGTCGTCGTACTGGAAGAGGGAGGCCTGGCCGGTCGACAGGGTCCGTCCGGGGCGTACGACGTCCGTGCGGACGACCGCGGGGCCCGGCCGGGAGGCGGTCAGGTAGTGCGCGGAGATCGTGAACGGGTCGTCGTGCGGGAGCGCGTCGGCGAGGGCTCGGCCGAGGACGGCCAGGAGGTAGCCGCCGTTGACGGCGCCGGTGATCGTCCAGCCGGCGGAGAGGTCGATGTCGTAGACGCCCTCTTCGCGCCGCGTGACGGCCGTGTCGCGGTCGAACTCGCTGCTGCCGATGGTCGCCTGGGATGCCTGAGCCATGGCGGTACCGTACAACAGGTGATTACTAAGCGGTAGCTTTATGTGTTGCGGTGACGTTTCACCTCGGTCGGCGAACCCCGCACGTCACCCCTCCTCGACCGCCGCCGACCTCCTGTTCCACGCCCGTGGCGCCCGCCAGTGGTACCGCATCGCCAGCAGCCGCAGCGCGAAGGCCGTGGCCGCGGCGAGGGCCGAGGTGAAGGGGTTCAGGGCGTCGCGGCTGATGCACAGGACGACCAGCCCGGCGCCGACCATCGCGGGCACGGCGTACAGGTCACGGTCCCAGCGCAGCAGCGAGGCACCTCGTTGGCGAGGACGTCCCGGAACACGCCACCACCCGAAGTTCACTCGATCGCGTGATTGTCTACCTGTGGGCTTGCTATGTACTGGGCCATTCGGAGTAGCGTCGCCGTGCGATCTGGGACGCCGGGTGCGGTGCCAGCGTGCGGGACCCCTGCTCCACCAGCGAGATGGTTCAGGGCCTCCCCGTCGCCTCTGGCCGCACCCAACTGGCCAGGTCGTGAGGAAATCCGCCCGCCCGGCTCGGACCACGGACAGGATCCGTGTCGCCGCCCGGGACGCGAAAGCGGATGCCCAGTGCGCCCAACACCGTTCGGGGCGTGCCAGTGGGCGAAATCGCCCCCGCTCGCTGCGCAGGGACGGTCAGGAAGTAGCCGAGGATGCGGCCACCACCCGCAAGCAACCCCAGCTACAGAGGCACGGGCCTGCCCCTCCCAAGGGCGGGCCCGTGCCCCCGTGCAGCAGAGGATCAAGGCAC
Encoded proteins:
- a CDS encoding thioesterase family protein, whose protein sequence is MAQASQATIGSSEFDRDTAVTRREEGVYDIDLSAGWTITGAVNGGYLLAVLGRALADALPHDDPFTISAHYLTASRPGPAVVRTDVVRPGRTLSTGQASLFQYDDEGREVERIRVLASYGDLDSLPDDVRTTAKPPAIPPIDQCFGPQDAPGPVPGGSAIADRLFLKLDPATLGWALGAPSGKGEMRSWFGLADGRDADPFSLLLAVDALPPTAFELGLKGWVPTVELTVHVRCRPAPGPLRVSITTRNLAGGFLEEDAEVWDSADRLVAQSRQLARARLSD
- a CDS encoding TetR family transcriptional regulator, which produces MSHTLGIRQVQKQKTRQALMDAALGLLEEQSLSSLGLREVTRAVGVAPTAFYRHFRSTADLGVALVEEALGSLHPVLGDLMSAIGDSDELIERAVDLIARHVDAYPAHVRFIARERHGGVQPVRDAIQGQLARFADEVRSELDKRPETGGWTDDDRLMLAGLYVDQMLVTASLFLEALDEPEQERDRVTRLASRRMRLITIGCRHWLD